The genomic window AGCAGCTCAGGGGACCCGCGATGGACTGGTGGGCCATGACCGGCGAGTACGACGTGGAGTGGGAAGACTTCGTGCCGTGCCTTGAAGCCTGTTTCAACTCCGCCCGCGCGCGCACCCAGTGCCAGCGCACATTTTTCTGCGAGCATCAATGAGCAGAGGAGGATGTAGAGATGTTCATCAGGTCCAATGTGCGACTACACCGGCATCTGGACGCAGGCAGACAGACCAACGCGGCCCTGGACATAGCAGTGTAACTGATGGAGAGGGAGCTACGCCCGCACCTGAGGGGAGCTGTTGACAGGGAGCTCGAAGACTTAGTGCAGCTGGCGAAAGATATCGAGAGGGACCTGCACCTGTCACCGCACCCGCAGGACACCGCGGCCCACCGACGGGGGACGTCCCCACCACACGTGGCGGCCCCAGTGGATGCCTGGGCAGTAGTGCCCTACATGAACCCCCTCCCTCTTCCTGCAACACCCGTCGGGGGGCGAGGCTAGAGAACGAGGGGCCATGACGCAACCCACCTCGAAACCGGCCAACACCGCCAACCAGCGGGCCGTGCACCCCAACCTGCACGCGAACGGACAGCGGGATAGGTCTCCATGGTGCCAGTACTGCCACGAAGAGGCGTACCATTTGCATGAGAAGTGTCCCACCCGGACCACGCTGTGGCAAGACCGTCGGCCAGGCGTAACGCCGCCGGGAAATGCCAAGTAGGGAGCAGGATACCGGCGGGCTACTGCTCCTGGATTACGGCCCTCGCACCACCCGCGAGGCCAGCCCGCACAGCACCACCTGTCAGACGAGGCGGTGGTGTCACGAACCACCCACAGCGCCCTGCACCGGGTCGTCTGCGTGTGACACTGATCCACTGGCACCCCCGATTTCCCCAGCACCACCGGCAGGACCTGACCGCCACCATCGCCGCCcatcagaccaggcggtggtacCACGCACCACCCGTCAGCACCCCGCACCGAGTCATCGACGTGCGACGGCACATCACCGGCATCCCCGACGCCCCTAGCACCACCAGCAGGGCCTGACTGCACACCATCGCCACCCATCAtaccaggcggtggtgccacgcaccacccAAAAGCACCCTGCACTAGGTCGTCGGCGTGCATCGCCGCGCCACTGGCGGACCCGACGTCCCCGGCACCACCCGTGGGGCCTGACCGAGTACCATCGCCACCAGTCATACCAGGTGGTGGTGTCACGCACCACCCAAAAGCACCCTGCACCGGGTCATCGGCGTGCGATGCCACGCCACTGGCGCCCCCAGCGtccccggcaccacctgcggggcctgACCATGCACCATCGCCGCAGCTGGGGCAAGCTGGGAACAACGTGGAAATGCTGATGCGGGTGCCAGTCCTCCTCAATGGCCAACCCGTCCACCCtactggtggacaccgcggcgagccacaCGTACGTCGCAGCCCACCTGGTGCCCGAGGCAGATCTGGAGAAGAGGGAGGAAGGTGTCTAACTAGCCACCTGGGGAGCTTGCGCGCCCACGACGGGGTGCGCTCAGGTATGGATCGCCGTCAGGGACATGTGTAGTCGGACAACAGCCCTGGTGGTGCCGGAGCTGAGGAACGACTTGATCCTGGGGCTGCCGTGGCTCATCTTGGAGGATGCCGCCATTGACGTAAGTTAGGCCAGGATACACATCGGGCGTCAGTGACGGAGGACACTCTACAGCATCAATCAGAAGGGAGCGCCCCCACTGACCCCTACCATGACCCTAACAGACTTGCATAATGAGGTGCCCACAGAGTTCACGAGCCTGTTCAATGAGGTGCTGGCCCAGCAGTCACAGGTGTTCGCCGTCAAGGACATTCTGCGCCGCACCACAGTGACTCAACACACCATCCCGACACGACCCCATGAGCCCCGCTTCGTCAAGCCCTTTGGCTTCAGACCCAGGGAGCAGGAGGCGATACAGGCACAGATCGTGGAGATGCTGCGGGACGGGGTAATTTAGCTGTGTGTGTCGCTCTAAAATTGCCTGGAGGAGATGTCTAAGAAAAAGGACGGCTCACTCCGGTTCTGCGTAAATTTCAAACCCATCAACGCAGTCACCATCCCCGCACCACCACCAATCAACCACATCACAGATGCCCTAGCCGGGTTGGGGGAGGCCGGTATTATCACATCTCTGGACTTcaaatcagggtactggcaggtgcccgtcTGCCCCGAGGACTGGCCGTAGATGGCCTTCACCGCGCCCGATGGCCGCAGgtttcagttctgcgccatgccgtttgggctgatggatgccccGCGACCTTCCAAGCCATGATGGTGTGCATACTGGATGGGgtcgtgggcaagtttgccgcggcctacctaGACTATGTCATCATCTGGTCGTGGACATGGGAGGAGCATGTGCACCACCTCGCCATGGTCCTCGAATGGCTGGCCCGCCATGGcctgacctgcgcgccccacaaGTGCCATGTCAGCACGGTAGAGTTAGCCTACCTGGGGCACATGGTGAGTGTGGACGGGTGCCGTCCCCTGCCAGCCCAGCTCGACCTGATCGAGGCAAAACCTCCCCCACGTACCCAGAAGCAGCAACAGCAGTAGGTGGGTCTGCTCAGTTGGCTCCGGAGCTTCATCCACAATTTCACCGTCATCACTGCTCCATGACCGAAGTTccggttccggtggacccccgagGCTGACCATGCCCTAGACACCATCAAGCAcctgttccgggagtgccacacccTTGCCCGCCTGCAACCTGTAGAGCACATCTATCTCCAGACCGACACCAGCCAGGAGGGCATGGGCACAGTCTTTTACCAGCTGGGTCCCGACGTGGAGCGTCACATCGTGGAGTATgccagtgccaagtttgggcCGGCGGCATGCCGCTACCACGtaaacgagcaggagtgtctggCAGTCGTGTGGGCTGTGGGGCATTACCGGCACCACCTTGAGGGCAGACCAATCACCCTCTGGACAGACAGCCAGTGTCTCAAGTGGCTGGACTCGCTGCAGGGGCGCAAAGACAAATTCACCCGATGGGAGCTTACCCTGCATACATTATTTCCATGTAGAGCACGTACCGGGTcgggagaaccagctggcagacgaGCTGTAACGCCACCCCAACCCGGGCACCGAGTTCTAGGACGAGGGCACTTGGGAGGAGCATTTGCCCCGCCACTGGGGAATTCCCCTGACCAACCCGGGGGAAGGGAAACTGCCACCTTGAATGTTACCCAAACCACCATGGTACCGGAGGTGGCCAGGCCGGAAAACCTGGCCAGCCTCGTCCAGGTCGTGCGTCGCGCCAACAGGTGGACGTTGCGGTGCACGCCATTTTGGCCGCGTGCGCGGCAGGACACTGCTCCTTCCAGCGGTGCCTGGAAGGCGAGTTACAGACGCGCGCCCCAGGCGATATGGGGAATTGCCGAACGCACGTACCCGCCACCGCCCGTCTGGCTATACTGCatttcttccacgaccacgacttGGCCAGGCACCGGGGGGCGGAGCAGATGCAGGAGTTGCTATGCCACACTTTCCACTGGCCTGGGGTAGCTCGTGACATACAGGAGTACTTAAGGGGATGCCAGTTGTGCCAACAGCACAAGGCCCACAGTGCCGACGGGGTCGAGCAGCAACAGCCCCGCAGACCACACGAGCCCTTTCATACTCTGGCCTTGGACGTCATGGGGCCGTACCTGTGGACACCCAGGGGAAAGCACTTCCTCGTGGTCATTACCGACTTGTTTACGCACTAAGTGGAGGCAATTCTGGTATCCAATGTCCGGGCCAACACAATCACCAACTTGCTCGAAGGGGAGGTCTACTCGCGCTACGGCTTCCCAAAGGTCCTCCTGACAGACAACTGGAGTCATATCAAGGGGAGGCGATGGCGAGCAGACTGCCGTTGCTAGGGCATCACCCATCACACCACGCCCACATACCATCCCCGCGCAAACCCCACGGAGAGGAGAAATCAGGAGATAAAGCCCAACTCCGGCTGCATCTGGGGGACGATCACACCAAATGGGACATCACCTGCCCAAAATCTTTTACTGCCTGAGGCGGCGCATAAACGCCGTCACCAGTCACTCCCCCGCGGAGCTCGTGTAGGGCCAAAACCTGGCACTCCCAGAGGAATGCCGCGTAGCAAACAGAGCCACGAAAGACTGGTGGGGGAATGAGTTGCGGCCCCAGATCGAGGCCATGTGGGAGCAGACGAGGGAGAAGCAGGCTCATTTCCTCACACACAAGACACCTCCCACCACGAACGGACCAGTTACCCTCACACCTAGACAGCGGGTCTAAGTGCGCCAGCACCAACTCTCGGCAGGGGCAAAGAATTTCTGCGCcaggctggcccccaagtggtcactGCCGCAGCAGATTCTCTGGAAAACGGGGCCATCCTCCTACGGCATACGCACCCCGAGTGGATGTCCGGCCAAAGTGTACCGGGACGACCTACAGCTAGTCGCCACACCCCCGAATCCACCATCCGCCCCCGATCACAGTCTCAGCAGGGATACGATCAGGAACGTGGGGCCCCCGATGAAAGGCAGCAGCATAACACCAGGGTCGGGGCCGCCCCCCGACACAGAGGCCAGCGAAACAGGGGAAGGGCGCCCGAGCGACTCCACCCCTCCTAGCCCCACGAGCAACGTCGTCCGTCCGGATAGTCCGGACGTTTTCCCAACTGAAAGTCAACCAGATGAGGCAGGAGAAGCGACACTTTCCCACCACGATCCCGCTACCTCCCCTCCCAACGCAGGTGAGACTCAATCCATCATCGGTCACCTGGACGAGGGGTCCGCACTGGAGTCCTACAGGCATGACGAGCCTTGGTGACCACTGGACCTGAACCTGAGTACATCCACATTCCGGGTAGTCATAGAGGAGCCAGAGGCAGAaacgggggagggggaggaagtcGCTAGGAGGTACCTATGCTGGAAGCGGCGTTAGTTACAGTGCATGTGTTGCACGGGAGAACCGTCAGCAGCGGAAAGAGGGGACGGGATTGTCGGCCCTCAGGTCATGCCACATGGGGACAGCAGGGACACTTAGGACCCGGACAGACATGCCGATGCAGGGACGACCAGACCACGCAGGGACCGTCGAACCCCCATACACCTGCAGAACTATATCACCACCGCCAACCAGGCCACCAGGGGGACGAGCGGTGACAGGGAAACCAGGCACCCCGATAGTAGCTGCCCGCTCGAAGCAGAACCCCAAAACTCCCTCGACCGACCCGGTCGCAAAAACCAGGACCCAGCCCACCTAAGGGACTATTTCCTAGGCTTGATCACgtcactcgccagtgatgtatggCCAGGAGCATCCACCGCACACATGGAAAGGGACCAACCGGCGCAACCAACACCACCCGAAACACGGTATGGGATGTCACTTGAGGAGCCCCTGCTCTCGTGGGCTAACTACACCGAGCCCCAGTACCCCACCCACAGTTTGATCCTGCCAGTGGGAAAACTGGTGCGACGACCGAGTGCAGCGATACAGTCTGTGTAGATGTGTTGAGGCACTAAACAGCCtcgacgaggggggggggggcatttgacgccatcgtcggtgctccctctgagagcacaggccgttaggTGTCCTCAACACATGAATTAGGGCCAGTGCTACGATCATGCCCGCGCATGCAACATAGAGTGGGGGGAGCAGTGCCTCGAATGGCATGACGTAACTCACGGCCGCTTGTGTGAACGAAGCCCCCatccgggtgtggcaatgcgcaaaagGGGACACAATGCATATgcatttttaatataaacattaactaaaacttttgatGTATCAAATATtccttaatatttaattaatgtaagtGTAAATGCTTTAgtttcacaaaactggccggcatcatcttcccgTGCTCCGTAACTTCCCGCGGAATTTCTTCctctccctggccgggttgccagggagggAACTCAAaagccttccagcactcaccagggccggcagctccgcgcacgtggagccttcaCTTCTCGCGCCAGAAACAGCATGTAACTTCGATAGGTAATATTTCCAAATCCGTTTTTATCTGCTCCACGGCCAGCCCTAAACCGACCTTATGACATGTCATGCGGTTCTTCAGTAAATATGTGTGGCTCGACTATAAGTCGTTTAAgtgttttacataattttttgtgtttttgggcagcccgccgaggtgcctgcgctTCACACCTTAATCGCTCCGACCGGAGAAACTGAACTATGCCCACGTGGGGTGGCATTGCGCCTAAAGCGAACCTTGACTTTATAACGCATCAATTCCTGGGACATGCCGTGGTCACGGGTGAGTTACCACATCAGGTAccaccgcgcccgtacccagcttaactTGGCCCCACGCCACCACGAGGATGAGCCCTCGTTTATCACGTAATTTCTCTGAACGGGACACACCAGTTTCATCCCGAGCTCTGGGACATCTCTATGTTAAACTTATTACTGGGCCTAAATGTTAGTGTTAGTTTTTGCCATCAGCCATGTGTAGACTTTAATTTCAGTGTTTTGTCTAATTCCTTTAATCAGCGACTAGTGAACTACATTTGTATTTTACCATCTGGACTGTCactttcaaacatttaaattcgCCATGTGCCCTAATTGTCATCACCATCACTCTCAGGATAGCCTGTGTCCCTCGGTGTGGTAGTCCGCCAGAACTCCGCCAGACGTGAATCAGTACCACCAATCGAGGGCCGTGTAAGTGGAGTTGAGAAGGTAGACGATGAAACTGCCAGTCACGTGAAGACGTAGTGTACAAGGTGAAGTACTGTATCGTGTGACGCCACAATAAAACCAGTTCcgtgtatgtttgttttttaatagttacggcgtcctgggtggccaatacagcccggggggccctttgtagatgcgtccctgcctgcagccatgagGCAAAGAACCCTGCCCTCCGGTCAAAATTCTTGGTCAcgtagtttaaatataataattttaagacaggcagcggggacggcgtcacagTGATTATAAATACCTTAATGTATCCATTCATAAATGGTTTGCTGAAACAAGAAACActgcaaaaaatttatttttactttaaagtatacacaaaaataatttacgaGTTGGAGCCAATTTAAGTAGAAACAATAGACTAAAAAATATGTCCTTTTAAGTGATAAGGATTTTTTAACTAGGTACTTAAAAAATACacgaatttgtaaatattttcgtaaattaATATCATTGTTGTAGTACTTTTGcccacaagaaaaaaaagttgACATTTGCATTACACAATATTTTCcctatcaaaaacatatttttttttttaatctcataaaatcaaagaagtatccgtTTCTCGGGCATAACTTTACAAatcttttttaattattagttacTTATAGTTATATTTATACAGATTACTTCCACATCCATCAAAAACAGACAGAAATGAATAACTGAGAAAATGTGTtgaaaaaagtaaaagaaaattaCAGAGAGGAATAGAATGGGAAAATTGCACACTTTCTTTAGCAACGCTGCTTTCCTCATTGTGATGGCCTTCTACCAAGGATGTCAACACTTAAGGCAATGTTGCCACACATCCATAGAGCCTTTTCTTcaacccgacaatgttgattccaATAGAGACTatagcagtttcaagaatagCTGTCTGTCGGAATGAAACTTGCGGATCATTCCGCTAACGGAATTATTCCGACAGCATCAAGAATAGGGCACCAGGGCGGCAGGCGCGTGGCCAGCCTTCAAGGGAAATTGTTCAAAACGGTTATCAATATGGTTATAATAAgcaaaaagtattgtaaattgaTTTGTGGTTGGGTACAGTAATTCTTACAGAAATACCTAATCAGATGTAGTGGTTTAATCATTCCCAAAGCGGAAATCTGTAGAGGAACGAAAGTAAATTTGTGGATTACAGCTGTACACCTACACTGCATATAAATAAGGATACATTTAAACATAGTGTGTATACAGtattgccgtcgcccgggttctcgtgttcgagactcggcgtgGTTCCTAGTGGGAAGGCTGTTTTGTTGCatgaaacgtgtccgggagggcgccaggctaactcggtggttaaccacgagaTGGGTCGGTGGGTACGatagcccctgcgtggcccactatgAACGGCGGCGGTTGTTGTGGtgttaggggtccctaatgcctgccataccactggccctacacagcataggacgctgatccctaactggattggggaggttcACAAATAATGTACACGGTTTTGCACCATCGTTTcaacgtcgcgcacggagtgtgcggagtggacgtttaattacgttggtagttacacttgcaattacagtcacacgatttccctacataaagtacactatcattatacactgggcgctctgacgcgccgtcactaaagttacgtcctcacgccagtcgaggttaagggagagagtttgattggagtcggccaattcCGTAATTTGTGAACGGCGACGCGCGGGGCCCACCTATGTGGACCGCGGCGcgctattaaattaattaaagtcttcgattagatgtggccagtgcctgtCCACTCGGCAGTTAATTGAAAGTCTGGTATGgggggagtcggcccgtgccgtatattgcactGCACATGTGGAGATTATGTTACTAGCACTGAAATCACAATTTTGACTTAAATTCGTGTGTAGTTTCTTTAGCCTCCGGTTAATGAACGAGGGCAGTTGGCTAACTGGAACATGatgaagcgtgtggtgtaataatgggtgtggtggtaataaaataaaccataatttggtaacttttgttgcgagacaatttttttttctggtagaatatTAGTCAGCTGTTTGCTTGTATTGTGAATcataatgtttacagctgcagtaaagaaatatgccgcgaactttatcttgcaacagatataattaaattaaccaaaaactacttcgacgtcaaacctgctttgtattaaaccataaaattacaattt from Bacillus rossius redtenbacheri isolate Brsri chromosome 1, Brsri_v3, whole genome shotgun sequence includes these protein-coding regions:
- the LOC134541614 gene encoding uncharacterized protein LOC134541614; translation: MTQPTSKPANTANQRAVHPNLHANGQRDRSPWCQYCHEEAYHLHEKCPTRTTLWQDRRPGVTPPGNAKPGGGTTHHPSAPRTESSTCDGTSPASPTPLAPPAGPDCTPSPPIIPGGGATHHPKAPCTRSSACIAAPLADPTSPAPPVGPDRVPSPPVIPGGGVTHHPKAPCTGSSACDATPLAPPASPAPPAGPDHAPSPQLGQAGNNVEMLMRVPVLLNGQPVHPTGGHRGEPHVWIAVRDMCSRTTALVVPELRNDLILGLPWLILEDAAIDVS